The Candidatus Eremiobacteraceae bacterium region ACTTCCATCACGGCGGATTCATGTGGACCAGGCAAAGCGACGGTCGTTTGGGCGGCTACGACGCTTGCGACGGCGCTCGCCGCTCCTGCCACGGTGACCGTTGACGGTTCGAGATCGGCCTGCAGATCCGGGCTTCCTTCAACATCGCGCACGACAACCGGCACGACGCGGTACCCGTAACGATCCAGGATGAGTTCAGCCGCACCGGGCGTCACCGAGCGGATGCTGTCGGTCGCCGGACCGCGCGTCGAGATCTCGACGGAATATGTGCCGATACCCTTGCCCGCCGCGTCCACGAATGCGATGAACGAGTCCGGCGTCAGACCCTCGAGCTTCGGCCGCGCGCCCGCGAGCTCGATCGTCACCTGATGCACGTTGACGCTCGCGACGAGTCCCGACGCTATATGCTGCACTGCGACCGGGAGCACGAGGGTCTTCGAATACGTCGCTTCGCCTGTCGTCAAGTAGTTGAACGTGAACCAAAGCACGATCGCGATGATCACCGCCGCGAACTTGAGGCCGAGATCGCGTCTAAACGCTTCGATCATCGACATTCTCCTGGCGCGACCACATATGGCGGATCGATTCGACCCATCCCGCCGGCTTCACGGGCGAGGGTCGGGCGAGCACAAGCCGCAAGGCTCGTTCGATGGCGGCCGCCGTCTCGAAATGTTCGGTGAGATGACCGTCCTGAACGATCGCGATTGCGCCCGTCTCTTCTGACACGACCAGTGCGATCGCATCGGTCTGTTCGGTGATGCCGATCGCCGCCCGGTGGCGCGTGCCGCGACGACGCTCGCCGGCCGTCGCTTCTTCCGAGAGCGGCAGCACGCAGCCGGCCGCGACGATCCGATTCAGATGCAAAATGGCGGCTCCGTCGTGCAGCGGCGTTCGCGGCGTGAAAAGCGCGGTGAGCAGCTCGGGCGAGACGTGCGCGTCGAGCGCCGTGCCGGTCTCCGAATACTCCTGCAGCCCGGTGTTGCGCTCGATGACGATG contains the following coding sequences:
- a CDS encoding DNA integrity scanning protein DisA nucleotide-binding domain protein, producing the protein IVIERNTGLQEYSETGTALDAHVSPELLTALFTPRTPLHDGAAILHLNRIVAAGCVLPLSEEATAGERRRGTRHRAAIGITEQTDAIALVVSEETGAIAIVQDGHLTEHFETAAAIERALRLVLARPSPVKPAGWVESIRHMWSRQENVDDRSV